One window of Stomatohabitans albus genomic DNA carries:
- a CDS encoding class I SAM-dependent methyltransferase, translating to MSEAEKGTRSGPEEKRLQGHWLLAKMGKRVLRPGGIELTRRLIEHAKPSPQDRVVEFGPGVGRTAEIILETMPKSYRGIDPNKEGTPQLRRVLADYPQAELVAADAKATGLPDESADLVVGEAMLTMHSEEEKLAIMGEAFRILAPGGRYAIHELGFCPDDVPSEVEEDVARALSRTIKVGARPLTSKNWQRLLIETGFEVEYTDANPMALLEPGRLIEDEGLGGFLRFVFNVMRNPSARERILAMRSVFRAHQENINAVAFVARKPA from the coding sequence CCCGAGGAAAAGCGCCTCCAAGGACACTGGTTGTTAGCCAAAATGGGGAAACGGGTTCTTCGCCCAGGTGGTATTGAATTAACCCGTCGCTTGATTGAACATGCAAAGCCAAGCCCGCAAGATCGAGTCGTTGAGTTCGGGCCTGGTGTAGGTCGAACTGCAGAAATCATCTTGGAGACCATGCCAAAGAGCTATCGCGGGATTGATCCGAATAAGGAGGGAACCCCTCAGCTCCGGCGAGTGCTTGCTGATTACCCGCAAGCCGAATTAGTTGCAGCCGATGCGAAAGCAACTGGTCTTCCAGACGAGTCAGCAGACCTTGTTGTCGGTGAAGCCATGCTCACGATGCATAGCGAAGAGGAAAAACTCGCCATCATGGGTGAAGCATTCCGTATTTTGGCTCCAGGTGGCCGCTACGCCATTCATGAGCTCGGTTTCTGTCCGGATGATGTTCCGAGTGAAGTAGAAGAGGACGTTGCTCGGGCGCTTTCGCGTACGATCAAGGTGGGTGCACGCCCATTGACAAGTAAAAACTGGCAGCGGCTGCTCATCGAAACCGGCTTTGAAGTTGAGTACACCGACGCCAACCCAATGGCTCTGTTAGAACCGGGGCGATTGATTGAAGATGAGGGGTTGGGTGGGTTTTTACGATTCGTGTTCAATGTGATGAGAAATCCCAGTGCCCGTGAACGCATCCTAGCTATGCGCAGCGTATTTCGAGCCCACCAAGAGAACATCAATGCTGTTGCATTTGTAGCACGTAAACCGGCTTGA